The Acidovorax sp. RAC01 genomic sequence ACTACGCCCACACGCCCGATGCACTCGACAAGGCTCTGCATGCGCTGCGCCCGCTGGCGCAGGAGCGCGGCGGCCAGCTGTGGTGCGTGTTCGGCTGTGGTGGCGACCGCGATGCCGGCAAGCGCCCGCTGATGGGCGCGGTGGCGCAGCAGCATGCCGACCGGGTGCTGGTGACCAGTGACAACCCGCGCAGCGAAGACCCCGCGGCCATCGTGCACCAGGTGCTGCAGGGCACGATTGCCGGCACCACCGTCAGCGCCGAACTGGACCGCGCCCGCGCCATTGCGCAGGCCGTGGCGACCGCTGCGCCGCACGACGTGGTTTTGATTGCTGGCAAAGGTCACGAAGACACCCAGGAAACCGCAGGCGTGCGCCAGCCGTTCTCGGACATGGCCCATGCGCAGGCCGCATTGCGCGCGCGGGGAGCCATCACATGGGCATGAGCAGCATGGCACCGACACCGATGATGACGCTGGACGAAGCCCTTGCCCTCGTGCGCCAGCGCGTGCCCGCCGCGCGGCTGGTGGGTGACGGCGCGACACTCCTCACGCGCGTGCACACCGACACGCGCAGCCTGCAAGCCGGCGACCTGTTTGTGGCACTCAAGGGCGAACGCTTCGATGCCAACGCGTTTCTGGCCGACGCGCGCGCTGGTGGTGCTTCTGCGGCCATCGCCCACGGCGGCCTGGAGGCGGCAGGACTGGCAGGCATCGAAGTGCCCGATACGCTGGCCGCGCTCGGCGCCCTGGCCAGCGGCTGGCGTGCCGGTTTCAGCCTGCCGCTGATCGGCGTGACCGGCAGCAATGGCAAGACCACCGTGACGCAGATGGTGGCGTCCATTCTCAAAGCCTGGAAGGGCGATGCAGCCTTTGCCACGCAGGGCAATTTCAACAACGACATCGGTGTGCCGCTGATGCTGATGCGCCTGCGCGCTGCGCACACTGCGGCCGTGATCGAGATGGGCATGAACCACCCGGGCGAAATTGCCCGTCTGGCCGCCATGGCCCAGCCTACGGTGGCGCTGGTCAACAACGCACAGCGCGAGCATCTGGAGTTCATGCACACGGTGGAAGCCGTGGCGCGCGAGAACGGTTCGGTGTTTGCAAGCCTGCCTGCCCATGGCGTGGCCGTGTTCCCTGCGGGCGATGAATACACCGCACTTTGGCGCGGCCTGGCGCAGGGTCGCCGCTGCATGACTTTTGGTGCGGGTGGCGATGTCACCTGCCGCAGCGCAGCGTGGAACAACGGCGCGTGGGTCGCGACGCTGGGCACGCCGCAAGGGGAGGTGGATGTGCGCCTGCACATCGCCGGTCGGCACAACGTGACCAACGCCATGGCCGCCACGGCCTGTGCGCTGGCTGCGGGCGTGCCGCTTGGCGCCATTGCCGACGGGCTGGGCCGGTTTGCACCCGTCAAGGGCCGCTCGCGTGCGTTCAGCGTGCAGTGCGGGGGGCGTAAGGTCACCGTGGTGGACGACACCTACAACGCCAACCCCGATTCCATGCGCGCTGCCATCGACGTGCTGGCCGAGCTGCCCGCACCGCAATGGCTGGTGGTGGGTGACATGGGCGAGGTGGGCGACCAGGGCCCGCAGTTCCATGCCGAGGCTGGCGAGCACGCGCGTGCTGCGGGCATCCCCCATCTGTTTGCACTAGGCACCTTATCGGCCCACACCGCAGCCTCCTTCGGGTCCGCTGCCCGCCACTTCGACAGCATGGATGCCTTGCTGGCCGCCGTGAAGGAAACGTTGCCCAATGCCGGCAGCGTGCTCGTCAAGGGCTCGCGCTTCATGGCGATGGAGCGGGTGGTGGAAGCCATCTCCGCGGCAGCGCACAGCCCGCAAGAGCCCGGACAGAACAACAACAAGCAGAAAGACATGCTGGAGGGAACCCATGGCGCACCCCACTGACACCACACGCTCTGGCCCGGTCACGCCCACCCCGCGAGGTGCCGCATGCTGCTGATGCTGTCGCAATGGCTGCAGGGCCTGTCGCCGGAGCTCGGGTTTTTCCGGGTGTTCCAGTACCTCACGTTCCGCGCGCTCATGGCTGCGGTGACGGCACTGCTCATCGGCCTGGTGGCGGGCCCCAAGGTGATCCGCGTGCTCACCTCGCTCAAGATCGGCCAGCCGATCCGCGGCTATGCGATGCAGACGCACCTGTCCAAGAGCGGCACGCCCACCATGGGTGGTGTGCTCATCCTG encodes the following:
- a CDS encoding UDP-N-acetylmuramoyl-tripeptide--D-alanyl-D-alanine ligase; its protein translation is MAPTPMMTLDEALALVRQRVPAARLVGDGATLLTRVHTDTRSLQAGDLFVALKGERFDANAFLADARAGGASAAIAHGGLEAAGLAGIEVPDTLAALGALASGWRAGFSLPLIGVTGSNGKTTVTQMVASILKAWKGDAAFATQGNFNNDIGVPLMLMRLRAAHTAAVIEMGMNHPGEIARLAAMAQPTVALVNNAQREHLEFMHTVEAVARENGSVFASLPAHGVAVFPAGDEYTALWRGLAQGRRCMTFGAGGDVTCRSAAWNNGAWVATLGTPQGEVDVRLHIAGRHNVTNAMAATACALAAGVPLGAIADGLGRFAPVKGRSRAFSVQCGGRKVTVVDDTYNANPDSMRAAIDVLAELPAPQWLVVGDMGEVGDQGPQFHAEAGEHARAAGIPHLFALGTLSAHTAASFGSAARHFDSMDALLAAVKETLPNAGSVLVKGSRFMAMERVVEAISAAAHSPQEPGQNNNKQKDMLEGTHGAPH